The Bos indicus x Bos taurus breed Angus x Brahman F1 hybrid chromosome 11, Bos_hybrid_MaternalHap_v2.0, whole genome shotgun sequence sequence CCCGGACGGAGCGGTggctgagggaggggagaggTCGGGGAGAATGCTGGGGGCACGGGGCAGGCGAGAGAGGAGGGTCCGGACCTTGGTCCGAGCCGAGCAGCCTCCCGGCCGTGTCCGGGCGTCCCCGCGGGACAGCAGGACCACCTTGTGGCTGGCCTGGAGCCAGAGCTGACTGCCCGCCCGGCCCGCAGGGCATCCCCCGGGCCCCGTCTCCCGACGAGGAGTGCTTCTTCGATCTGCTGAGCAAGTTCCAGAGCAGCCGCATGGACGACCAGCGCTGCCCGCTGGAGGACGGCCAGCCCGCGGCCGCCGAAGCCACAGCCACCCCAGCCCTGGAGGGGAGGGTTGGTGAGTCGGCCCCCACCCCGCTGCAGGCTCTGAGGGTGGGGCGGGCCAGCTGTAAAGTGCCCCCCGTCACCGGGAGCCCTGGGCTGCAATCCTCGGTAACCTGTCACCCTCCCGTCCCCCGGGACACGCCGGGTCGTGCAGGGAACAGGCGTGGGAGGCTGGGCTCTTTGCATTCCCCCCTCCCCGTGGGGGCCCCTGCAGGGCTGACTGAGAGCAGCCGGGGTCTGGGGTCGGCAGAGGCGCTCTTGGGGGCCCCTGGGCGGGGTCCCTGCCTCCCCGGCCTGACCTCTGGCGCCCTGCAGCCCAGCCCTCGCTGACAGCCTCCCCACAGACCGAGGAGTTCTTTGACCTCATCGCCAGCTCCCAGAGCCGCCGGCTGGACGACCAGCGTGCCAGCGTGGGCAGCCTGCCCGGCCTGCGCATCACCCACAACAACCTGGGCCACCTGCGTGGTGACGGGGAGCCCCAGGAGCCGGGGGATGAGTTCTTCAACATGCTCATCAAGTGCCAGGTGGGGCTGCAGCCCGGGTCCCCCGCCCCATCTGCGCCCCTGGCCGGGTTAGTCCAGGCCCCCTCCTGGCTGGGGACCTGGTCCTTCTCTCTCAGGGTGTCTTGGGGGACCAGCCCCCCCTGGCTGGCTCAGCTGGTGTTACCAGGTGCCCGTGGTTGCTCAGCCCTGTGCACCTCGGGCCGGCCCTCCCTCGAGCTCAGGAGGTGAGCTGGGGGAATCACCGGGCCCCCGGGGTCATGGCCTGGGGTACCCCACCAGCCGTCCACCTCTGGATGGAGAAAACCGAGGGCCAGGCTGTATCCTGGAGTGTGGAGGACACGAGGGGTCTGACCCATGTGTCCAGGCAGGGGTTTGGGAACCCCCGGGGaggtggctggggagggggcagccgCAGCGCCCGTCCACACCCACCCATGCAGGAAGCTGGGAAGTTTCCAGTGTGACATTCATCCCCACAGAGGAGAGGACAGCACCGCCCTGGGCGAGTCCGCGGAGCCTCCAA is a genomic window containing:
- the GPSM1 gene encoding G-protein-signaling modulator 1 isoform X4 — protein: MDDQRCPLEDGQPAAAEATATPALEGRVAQPSLTASPQTEEFFDLIASSQSRRLDDQRASVGSLPGLRITHNNLGHLRGDGEPQEPGDEFFNMLIKCQSSRIDDQRCPPPDVPPRGPTMPDEDFFSLIQRVQAKRMDEQRVDLAGSPEQEVGGPPESRQQCQPGAS